One Paracoccus sediminicola genomic region harbors:
- a CDS encoding ribbon-helix-helix domain-containing protein: protein MSNKFASALKPRSQPALEAVEALSDEAKPSPHARPSRKSTKHVGGYFDPAVSKQLREIALAEDSSVQALLAEAIDMIFQSRRKPMIASRPKEPQ, encoded by the coding sequence ATGAGCAACAAGTTCGCGTCCGCGCTCAAGCCGAGGTCCCAACCGGCGTTGGAAGCGGTAGAAGCACTCTCCGATGAAGCGAAGCCATCACCTCATGCAAGGCCGTCGCGAAAGTCAACCAAGCACGTCGGGGGGTACTTCGACCCCGCAGTTTCCAAGCAGCTCCGGGAGATCGCGTTAGCCGAAGATAGTTCGGTCCAGGCGCTACTGGCAGAGGCGATCGACATGATATTCCAAAGTCGCCGCAAGCCGATGATCGCGAGCCGTCCGAAAGAGCCGCAATAG
- a CDS encoding AAA family ATPase gives MKTVAIISQKGGAGKTTLALHLATSSALQGRNTAIIDLDPQASAANWSDRRVAEVPVVLSAHASRLNHEIGRVRDMEGDLLIIDTAPHSDSAALEAAKTADLILVPCRPAILDIEAISNTLNLVKTTGKPIFVVMNAVAPQGSEATEAAEAIAELGVGICPVQLRQRVAFSRALISGQSAEEFEPEGKAAQEASQLHAFMCEHLHIPTRELEGNVA, from the coding sequence ATGAAAACCGTTGCAATCATCAGTCAGAAAGGCGGAGCGGGCAAAACCACCCTCGCCCTCCATCTGGCGACGTCATCGGCCCTGCAGGGCCGCAATACCGCAATCATCGATCTCGACCCCCAAGCCTCGGCGGCGAACTGGAGCGACCGGCGCGTCGCGGAGGTTCCCGTTGTGTTGTCGGCCCATGCCAGCCGGCTCAACCATGAGATCGGCCGCGTAAGGGACATGGAAGGCGATTTGCTCATCATCGACACCGCTCCTCACTCGGACAGTGCGGCCCTGGAAGCTGCAAAGACCGCTGACTTGATACTCGTGCCTTGCCGCCCCGCGATCCTGGATATCGAGGCCATCAGCAACACGCTCAATCTGGTAAAGACGACAGGAAAGCCGATCTTCGTGGTGATGAATGCCGTCGCACCGCAAGGCAGCGAGGCAACTGAAGCCGCCGAAGCTATCGCAGAGCTTGGGGTCGGAATTTGTCCGGTCCAACTGCGCCAGCGGGTCGCGTTTTCGCGCGCTCTGATCAGCGGCCAGTCGGCGGAAGAGTTCGAGCCAGAAGGCAAGGCTGCCCAGGAAGCATCACAACTGCACGCGTTCATGTGTGAACACCTGCACATCCCCACACGTGAGCTGGAAGGTAACGTCGCATGA
- a CDS encoding replication initiator protein A: MGNLLPDRHPNRDFFILDVSDAAPKDDMASMEHPVFSLSVKPDMRELDYTHDGKRVVIVPSGKGLATIMDKDILLYCISKLVHQMNAGEPISQWVELSAHEAMIATNWRTNRESYQRFEDALDRLRGTTIKTNIKTNDHVQVRGFGLIDAYEINRKDGSGEEDPFGRMAKVRIKVSDWTFRAVQGMEVLTINPKYFRLRRPLERRIYELARKHVGDQTRPFRIGLDKLQRKVGSNSPAKKFKFFVKQIAHDGHLPDYDIAVDGDMAIFTAKRAGFSGNQSLLDLDMPSVPSPALLAKARKAAPGLDIYALYSDWQDFTARQTEPPRNLDAAFLGFCKKRFQGRA; this comes from the coding sequence ATGGGGAATCTTCTACCTGATCGCCATCCCAACAGGGACTTCTTCATCCTCGACGTCTCCGACGCCGCGCCGAAAGATGATATGGCATCCATGGAGCACCCGGTTTTTTCCTTGTCGGTCAAACCCGACATGCGGGAACTCGACTACACGCACGATGGCAAACGGGTCGTGATCGTGCCGAGCGGCAAGGGGCTCGCCACGATAATGGACAAGGACATCCTGCTCTACTGTATCAGCAAGCTGGTGCATCAGATGAATGCTGGCGAGCCGATCAGTCAGTGGGTCGAGCTGTCGGCCCATGAAGCGATGATCGCTACCAACTGGCGTACCAATCGCGAGAGCTACCAGCGTTTCGAGGATGCTCTCGATCGGCTGCGTGGAACGACGATCAAGACGAACATCAAGACGAACGATCACGTGCAGGTGCGCGGGTTTGGTCTGATCGATGCCTACGAGATCAATCGCAAAGACGGCTCCGGTGAGGAAGATCCGTTCGGGCGCATGGCCAAGGTTCGGATCAAGGTCTCGGACTGGACCTTCCGGGCGGTGCAGGGGATGGAAGTTCTGACCATCAATCCGAAGTATTTCAGGCTTCGTCGCCCGCTGGAGCGGCGAATATACGAGCTGGCTCGAAAGCACGTCGGAGATCAGACACGGCCCTTCCGGATCGGCCTGGATAAGCTTCAACGCAAGGTCGGGAGCAACTCACCTGCGAAGAAGTTCAAATTCTTCGTAAAGCAAATTGCTCACGACGGTCATCTACCCGACTATGACATTGCGGTGGATGGCGACATGGCAATTTTTACAGCCAAACGTGCCGGCTTCTCAGGCAATCAAAGCCTTCTCGATCTCGACATGCCGTCTGTCCCCTCCCCTGCCCTTCTGGCAAAAGCCAGAAAGGCAGCTCCCGGCCTGGACATTTACGCGCTCTACAGCGATTGGCAGGACTTCACGGCAAGACAAACGGAACCGCCGAGAAACCTTGATGCCGCGTTCCTCGGTTTCTGCAAGAAACGGTTCCAAGGACGCGCTTGA